The Anaerotignum propionicum DSM 1682 sequence AAATGAACAAGACAGCTTTCAAGTTGCAGCGGAAAAATTCAAAGAGTTGGTTGCAGAAAAAACAAATGGGGCATACGCAATCGAAATTTATCCCAATGGTTCTTTGGGCGATGAAAGAACCATGCTGGAAGGCATGCAGATGGGCACTTTGGATATGGGCATTATCACCAGTGGACCTTTCGTAAACTTCATTCCTGAAATGGGTGTATTGGACATGCCGTTCTTATTCCCAGACAATGCTTCTGCCTATAAGGTTTTAGACGGTGAAGTAGGTCAGGGCTTGCTGGACAAGTTTGAAGGTGCAAACCTGAAAGGCTTAGCTTATGCAGAAAGAGGTTTCAGAAACTTGACAAATAATGTTAAGCCTGTAACATCTGCCGCAGACGTAAACGGATTGAAGATTCGTGTTATGGAAAATGAGGTTTACATTTCCACTTTTGGTTCCTTGGGTGTAAATGCGGTGCCAATGGCATGGTCCGAGGCTTTGACAGCTTTACAGCAGCATACCATTGATGGTCAGGAAAATCCTGTTAACGTTATTCA is a genomic window containing:
- a CDS encoding TRAP transporter substrate-binding protein; this encodes MKRFMSMVAMTTALVVSLTACGGNSAKPAAEGSGAASAEPVVIKLGTTVNEQDSFQVAAEKFKELVAEKTNGAYAIEIYPNGSLGDERTMLEGMQMGTLDMGIITSGPFVNFIPEMGVLDMPFLFPDNASAYKVLDGEVGQGLLDKFEGANLKGLAYAERGFRNLTNNVKPVTSAADVNGLKIRVMENEVYISTFGSLGVNAVPMAWSEALTALQQHTIDGQENPVNVIHSFKLWESQKYLTMTRHAYASAIITMSLQKFNALPEDVQVAFKEAAQEAAEYERQWVADNEASQLEDIKANGVEVVENPDIESFKTAVQPTYDKYGSKYSDLIAQIQDVLSK